A genomic segment from Astatotilapia calliptera unplaced genomic scaffold, fAstCal1.2 U_scaffold_4, whole genome shotgun sequence encodes:
- the LOC113018079 gene encoding GTPase IMAP family member 8-like, whose product MSDQELLPELEEPEQQEEPDKPEYRIVLLGKTGVGKTKIGDGILGNNRNGFESRSSLEFQKKTQEFGGQILTVVVTPDLFENRLTDVDVRREIHRCICFAAPGPHVFLVVFQTGSFTEEDKEIVRRIQHMFGETAARYIMVLFTCGDDPEADSVTIDEFISNNPPLGNFISQCGGKYHVFNNRMEDPSQVRELLKEINNMVHRNEGSYYTSEIFRQADFRIVLVGKTGVGKSASGNTILGQKVFMSTPNASTATAKCQMNTGQFDGQILAVVDTPGLFDTSKTEEEVKKEISRSIPFAAPGPHVFLVVIQANRFTEEEQKTVRQIQNAFGGDAARYTMALFTYGDNLEYDGVTIETFIKNPALSEFIRQCHGRYHVFNNRSEDPAQVSELLEKIKNMVHDNKGSCYTNEMFEKAERAFKKVEPDLRIVLVGKTRAGKSAAGNTILEGNVFRSISSTSPVTLECQKETAPFDFQKLAVVDTPGLFHTTFTLDQFKKEINRCISLAAPGPHVFLIVVDPEEFEDKEQETLRILQDVFGDKAACYTMVLFTHVNDLKVSIKECIIENPALSEFINQCGGGYHVFNNRSRNPAQVRELLEKINTMVKENGGSYYSNRMFDKAEEAIKKEVERLINKENMTPEEATYRAERKNKFIQDSKVAILIGSALGLSLGVGAGIGIPAVFTAAAAGATVGLVGGPVGAAVGATVGIVGASVGAATGGLVGSGVGAGVHYIPAAKIKKKACVLQ is encoded by the exons ATGTCTGACCAAGAGCTTCTACCGG AGCTAGAGGAGCCAGAACAACAAGAAGAACCAGATAAACCAGAGTACAGGATTGTGCTTCTTGGAAAAACTGGAGTTGGAAAGACCAAAATTGGAGATGGCATTTTAGGAAATAATAGAAATGGTTTTGAGTCAAGGTCATCTTTAGAGtttcagaagaaaacacaagagtTCGGGGGTCAGATCCTGACTGTAGTTGTTACTCCAGATCTGTTTGAGAACAGACTGACTGACGTGGATGTGAGGAGGGAAATCCATAGATGCATCTGCTTTGCTGCTCCTGGTCCCCATGTGTTCCTGGTTGTGTTTCAAACTGGCAGCTTCACAGAAGAAGATAAAGAAATAGTGAGAAGAATTCAGCACATGTTTGGAGAAACAGCAGCACGTTATATTATGGTCTTGTTCACCTGTGGAGATGATCCAGAGGCAGACAGTGTTACCATAGATGAATTTATTAGTAATAACCCACCTCTGGGTAACTTCATCAGTCAGTGTGGAGGAAAATATCATGTGTTTAACAACAGAATGGAGGATCCCTCTCAGGTCAGAGAGTTACTGAAGGAGATCAACAACATGGttcacagaaatgaaggaagcTACTACACCAGTGAAATATTCAGACAGGCTGACTTCAGGATTGTGCTTGTCGGAAAAACTGGTGTTGGGAAAAGTGCATCAGGAAACACCATCTTAGGACAAAAAGTATTTATGTCTACACCAAATGCTTCCACAGCAACAGCAAAGTGTCAGATGAACACAGGTCAGTTTGATGGTCAAATCCTGGCTGTAGTTGATACTCCAGGTCTGTTTGATACCAGTAAGACTGAAGAGGAGGTCAAGAAAGAGATCAGTAGATCCATCCCCTTTGCTGCTCCTGGTCCTCATGTGTTCCTGGTTGTGATTCAGGCGAACAGattcacagaagaagaacaaaagacAGTCAGGCAGATTCAGAATGCGTTTGGAGGAGATGCAGCACGGTACACTATGGCCCTGTTCACCTATGGAGACAATCTGGAGTATGATGGAGTCACAATAGAAACATTCATAAAAAATCCAGCTCTAAGTGAGTTCATCCGTCAGTGTCATGGAAGATATCATGTTTTTAACAACAGAAGTGAAGACCCTGCTCAGGTCAGTGAGCTCCTGGAGAAGATAAAGAACATGGTTCACGATAATAAAGGAAGTTGCTACACCAATGAGATGTTTGAAAAGGCAGAGAGAGCATTTAAAAAAGTGGAACCAGACCTCAGGATAGTTCTTGTGGGAAAAACCAGAGCTGGGAAGAGTGCAGCAGGAAACACCATCTTAGAGGGAAATGTATTTAGATCAATATCATCTACTTCCCCAGTGACATTAGAGTGTCAGAAGGAAACAGCTCCGTTCGACTTTCAAAAACTGGCTGTAGTTGATACTCCAGGCCTGTTTCACACCACGTTCACCTTAGACCAGTTCAAGAAAGAGATCAATAGATGCATCTCATTGGCTGCTCCTGGTCCTCATGTGTTCCTGATTGTGGTCGATCCAGAAGAGTTTGAAGATAAAGAACAAGAAACATTGAGAATCCTTCAGGATGTGTTTGGAGACAAAGCCGCTTGTTACACCATGGTGTTGTTCACCCATGTAAATGATCTGAAGGTCTCCATAAAGGAATGCATCATTGAAAATCCAGCTCTCAGTGAGTTCATCAATCAGTGTGGAGGAGGATATCATGTTTTTAACAACAGAAGCAGAAATCCTGCTCAGGTCAGAGAGCTGCTGGAGAAGATCAACACCATGGTGAAGGAAAATGGAGGAAGCTACTACAGCAATCGAATGTTTGATAAGGCAGAGGAGGCTATAAAGAAAGAGGTGGAACGactaataaacaaagaaaatatgacACCAGAAGAAGCAACATACAGAGCAGAACGGAAAAATAAGTTTATTCAAGACAGCAAGGTTGCAATTCTTATAGGATCTGCTCTTGGACTGAGTCTTGGAGTTGGTGCTGGAATTGGTATTCCAGCTGttttcacagctgctgctgctggagctaCAGTTGGACTTGTAGGAGGTCCAGTGGGAGCTGCAGTAGGAGCTACAGTTGGAATTGTAGGTGCTTCGGTGGGAGCTGCAACAGGAGGTTTAGTAGGGTCTGGAGTGGGAGCTGGAGTTCATTATATTCCTGcagctaaaataaaaaagaaggctTGTGTTCTACAGTGA